From the Aspergillus puulaauensis MK2 DNA, chromosome 1, nearly complete sequence genome, the window CTGTGGGTGGAGCTGATATACAGTAAGGAAGAATGACAGATACAAATGGTGATTGAGACAGAGCACCATGTCCTGTTCGAGGGCATATTTGATTGATATAGTAGTCGAACAGCACTCGGTTCCCTACTACATCGAGGGACGGAAATAGCCCGGGAGACGATGGAATGGTAGGCGTGAACGCTTCGTCAATGCATATTGCCTGATGAGGAGATGATTTCGGACTTGAGAGTGACGATAATATAATCTCATTGGGCTGTTGCTCCCCGATAGCTATTTTGGCATCAAAAGCGGGTAGGAGATGCCGCTTAGCATGGTCTTGTTCCTCCTCACTAAGTCGCTGGATAAAGGACGTATCATTATTGACAAATGCCCATGAATGGATAGTCGGTGTTGAAAGCCATGTAGTGCCGTTGGGGAAGGAAGCACTCTGTCCttgtccctgtccctgtccctgtcccttCGTAGGAAGACTTTTGGCCCAGACCCCAGACCGACCGAAGGCAACTCCACGATCACGGTAGGTTGATTCCCATCTCAGTTGAACAGGGCTTGAGCACTGCAGGTCTTTCCGCCAGCATCGGGTACAAGATGGCTTTTgctcgtcgcatttgaccttGCTACGGCGGCAATTTGAGCATCCATGCGGAGACCGCGTAGACAAATTCTTCCCTTGTCGTTGCATCTTTGCCGGTTCCATAAGATGGCTGGAGAATATAAAGGCTGATTCATTATTCACTGTTCTTAGAGCGACCCAGGGTACTCAAGTGCCGGATTAAGGTAGGCTGCATGATACCAGGCAGTTTCCTGTTCTTAGCACTGCATTGAGTGTgcagaagggaaaggaaCATCAAAATGAAAGAGTCTCAAGTACAAATGGGACAGGATCAGCAGTGATGTCAGCAATCTGGAGGGAGGAAGGTCGATGCGAGGGCAAAGTTTGCGGTGGGGCAGTGGGGCTTGCTTAATAGAGAGAAATATAGAAGTACAAGTATTATCACGCTGGAAACCAATATTGAATCCCCGCACTGTCGTATATAAATACCTTGATCAATGAATCCATTTCCACGTATCCTCCACCATCCTGTTGCACCGTCTGCATACTGCAAATATTGCTCAACCAAACATGGCTTACAATCTTCGATGGGGGATCCTCGGTGAGTCGGATGAATCCTATCTTCTAGCTAATACTGACTTTAATCAATATAGCTACCGGAGGAATCGCAGAAAGTGAGATACCCTAACTGCCAGTTCAAACGTTGCCGAGACTCGAAGCTAATATTGTGATTTAAGCCTTTGTAAAGGATCTGCTGTTGAACCCAAGTAAGAGAGGAGTTACAGACGTTGCTCACACTGTGGTCGCTgtcgcatcctcctcctccaagtcTTCAGCGGACTCATTCGTCCAAAGACTCCAGATTCCCAGACCATGCGCGACATACGGATCTTACAAAGAGGCCGTTACCAACCCCGACGTCCAAGCAGTCTATGTGGCCAGTCCTCACTCGCACCACTTTCAACACGCTATGCTTGCCTTGGAAGCTGGTAAGCATGTTCTTTGTGAAAAGGCCTTCACCGTAAACGCAGCCCAGGCCAAGGTCTTATGTGAAGTTGCCCAGAAGAAAGGCCTTTTCCTGATGGAAGCTGTCTGGACCCGGTACTTCCCACTCAGCATTCAGGTCCGAGAGCTCGTGCAATCCGGAGCTGTCGGGGAGGTTCTGCGTGTGGTCTCTGACCTGAGCATTGGAGCTGATCCTGAGACGGCTTGGAAGAGCGACCATCGCATGGTGAATAAGGATTTGGCGGGTGGTGCCCTCCTCGACTGTATGACGTCCCTTCAAGACCAAAGATAAGTGACTGACCAAATAATAGTGGGTGTTTATGCTCTTACCTGGGTCTTCCAAATTCTTTACCACACCCTGCCTCGTGCTCAGCGTAGAGCCCCATCTCAGATTACCTCTCACATGTCCAAATATCCTGGGACTGGATCAGACGAGGAGGCAACAATGCTCTTAACATTCCCAACGACAACACCGTCCGCACTCCCCAAACGCACCTCGCACGCCGTGGCAATGACGGCCTTTCGAGTTGCAACCGACCCAGACAACCGCGGTTCTGCTGGTCCCTCCATTCAGATCCACGGAACCAAGGGCCATATCTTAATATTTGGGCCTGCCTATCGCCCGGAGAGATACCGGGTTGTACCAAAGGCCGAGCCAGGTCAGACCGCAACTTTCCAAGACGTCCATGTCCCTATTCCCGGAGATGCGCGGGGCATGTTCTGGGAGGCCGACGAAGTTGCCCGTTGTGTGCGTGACGGGAAGCCTGAAAGTGATACACTTCCTTGGGAGGAGAGTATTGTTATCATGGAAGTTATGGACCAGGTCCGTCAACAGGGGGGGTTGGTGTATCCAGAGAGCATCGAATCGACAACCTACCCGCTGGATCTCTGATATTTCCGGATAGTATAGCTGTGAAGATGAGCCGAACGTGCCTCATAGATTGTCTATTCTCTCGATTGTCACTAACCTTAACTACGATCATACATTTGTAGAGACTTATGAAACTAGAACACTCTGATATACCCTCTGCAGCAGCCTCTGTATAGATATGTAAACATACTAATTTGTTGACCGAACCGTACGACTAAAAGGCCTGGGCGTACTTTGCCACCGTGATACTGGAACGATATAACACTAGAAACAACCTCAACGATCTCAACCCAGAACACATAGACACCCATTGATGCCCACCCTAGCCCCGATACGCTACAATCAAACGGCCCTCACGTTGACCTTGCACTCGAATACTTCGACCAAACCCGCATGCCCCCGTTCCCGCCACGATTGGCTCGGAGGAAAAATGGCACATATGTGAGACTCTTGGAGCTGGGAGTCAACTGCCACGGCTGAGGTCGATATAGCGAGGACTCGGCATTGATAATCTCCTTCCCCACCGCCACAATCGGGACCACCGAGTCGACCCCGGCGATTTGCGAGGGCTGGCCTTCAGATAGAGGCTCATCCAGTAACGCAATCTTATCGATATCCACCCCGTCATTGTCCACGTCCTCGATGCAGTACACCAATGGGCCGCGCATGAGGCATACTTCATCCTTATTGGTACTGGGGTTTGTGTATACCCTTCGTGCCTCCATGTTGAACTGCAATGACACCACCGTGTCCTCCACATCAACGTAGAGATAACCCGTCTTTTGTGTTCCTGGTACCGAGCACTTGAACACCCCATGGGCCCATCCAGGAATGCGTAATGCAAGCTTCGCTCTTCCCTGGACTTTGATCTCGACTTCGCCAGACCACGGCATCTTGGTCACCTGTGAGACAACGGCGCTGGAGCCAGGCACCGAGAAGGTACTATCCATGTATAGATGGATAGCAATAAGCGATGGATCCGGAGTGTAGGAGTACACAAGGGTGCCGAGCAGTCCAAGCAGCTTCGCGACATTCGGCGGACAACATGCACAGTCCAGCCAAGGGGTTCGGAGCTTAGGCTGGCCCGTGTACGTTCTCAGTGGATTCTCATAGTAGAACGAGACGCCGTCCAAGCCAATGGCGCCCAGGAACCCATTGTACAGCCCGATCTCCATCGTGTCGCTGTATTCCGAGACGAGCTCGAGGCGCAGCAGCCGCTGGCACCAGAGGATCATGGCGAAACAGGCGCATGTTTCGGCGTAGCATGTTCCTTCGCGTTCTGTGTCTTGCAGGAAATAGGGTTCGCCGAATCCCTCCCACTGCCGTATTGCGCCGAGGCCCCCGGTGATGTAGATCTTCTTGTCGACCATGTCCCTCCACAGGCGGTCGATGCTGGCCTTGATCTTGGGATCGACGGTGAGGCGGCACAAATCCGTTGCAGCAGTGACATAGTACATGGCCCGGACTGCGTGGCCTTTTAGCTCCGTGGCCTCCAGAAGCAGGCAGTCTGCCTGGTGGTATGCGTAATCTCGGGGAAACCGATACCACGCCTTCATCTCGAAGAACATGTTAACATACGGATCCCCGCCTCGTCGGTGTGCCTCAATGTCGAAATAGATTTCGCCGTTCTCGTCTCGCCTGCCCCGTTCGTTCAGGAAGTATTCCGCGACTTTAAAGAACAGCTTCTCCCCCGTCATCTCGTACAGCCGAAGTAAGGCGATTTCGATCTCCTGGTGTCCAGGATACCCTCTTTGCTTGCCTGGCTCGTCCCCGAATATAGAGTCCACATGCTCGATTGCCTTCCGGACAGGCTCGAGCAGCCGTCCGCTTTTAGTGAGCAATTCGTAGGCGACGCAGGCCTCGA encodes:
- a CDS encoding Gfo/Idh/MocA family protein (COG:G,Q;~EggNog:ENOG410PKW7;~InterPro:IPR036291,IPR000683;~PFAM:PF01408;~TransMembrane:1 (i187-208o);~go_function: GO:0016491 - oxidoreductase activity [Evidence IEA]) is translated as MAYNLRWGILATGGIAETFVKDLLLNPSKRGVTDVAHTVVAVASSSSKSSADSFVQRLQIPRPCATYGSYKEAVTNPDVQAVYVASPHSHHFQHAMLALEAGKHVLCEKAFTVNAAQAKVLCEVAQKKGLFLMEAVWTRYFPLSIQVRELVQSGAVGEVLRVVSDLSIGADPETAWKSDHRMVNKDLAGGALLDLGVYALTWVFQILYHTLPRAQRRAPSQITSHMSKYPGTGSDEEATMLLTFPTTTPSALPKRTSHAVAMTAFRVATDPDNRGSAGPSIQIHGTKGHILIFGPAYRPERYRVVPKAEPGQTATFQDVHVPIPGDARGMFWEADEVARCVRDGKPESDTLPWEESIVIMEVMDQVRQQGGLVYPESIESTTYPLDL
- a CDS encoding glycoside hydrolase family 127 protein (CAZy:GH127;~COG:S;~EggNog:ENOG410PK61;~InterPro:IPR008928,IPR012878;~PFAM:PF07944;~go_process: GO:0005975 - carbohydrate metabolic process [Evidence IEA]) codes for the protein MALNEVRVENVDITSSFWSPIQKRAREKATPAMIKRQKELGYWDCLTWKEGDPRKIGIFWESDIFKTIEACCYFLMTKPDDALMAEVESAIDMIRLAQHPDGYINSYYTVTGRSGRWTNLRDMHELYCLGHLIEACVAYELLTKSGRLLEPVRKAIEHVDSIFGDEPGKQRGYPGHQEIEIALLRLYEMTGEKLFFKVAEYFLNERGRRDENGEIYFDIEAHRRGGDPYVNMFFEMKAWYRFPRDYAYHQADCLLLEATELKGHAVRAMYYVTAATDLCRLTVDPKIKASIDRLWRDMVDKKIYITGGLGAIRQWEGFGEPYFLQDTEREGTCYAETCACFAMILWCQRLLRLELVSEYSDTMEIGLYNGFLGAIGLDGVSFYYENPLRTYTGQPKLRTPWLDCACCPPNVAKLLGLLGTLVYSYTPDPSLIAIHLYMDSTFSVPGSSAVVSQVTKMPWSGEVEIKVQGRAKLALRIPGWAHGVFKCSVPGTQKTGYLYVDVEDTVVSLQFNMEARRVYTNPSTNKDEVCLMRGPLVYCIEDVDNDGVDIDKIALLDEPLSEGQPSQIAGVDSVVPIVAVGKEIINAESSLYRPQPWQLTPSSKSLTYVPFFLRANRGGNGGMRVWSKYSSARST